The DNA region CGCCTCGAGCAGAATTACCGTTCCACCTCGACCATCCTCAACGCCGCCAACGCGGTGATCGCTCGTAATGGCGGACGCCTGGGCAAGCAGTTGTGGACCGACGGCGGTGAAGGCGAGCGCATCGCGCTGTATGCGGCGTACAACGAGCAGGACGAAGCACGCTTCGTGGTCGAACGCATCCGCGAGCACATCGCGGAGCATGGCAATGCCCGCGACTGCGCCATTCTCTACCGCTCCAACGCACAGTCGCGCAACTTCGAAGAACAGCTCATCCAGCGCGATACGCCTTACCGCGTGTATGGCGGCCTGCGCTTCTTCGAGCGCGCCGAAATCAAGGACGCGCTGGCCTATCTGCGCCTCGCCTCCAACCGTCATGACGACGCCGCCTTCGAGCGCGCGGTGAACACGCCGCCTCGCGGCATCGGCGACCGCACGCTCGACGAACTGCGCCGCCGCGCGCGCAGCGATGGCAGCTCGATGTGGGAATCCACACTCACCGAAGCCTCGATCGGTTCGCTGGCGGGCCGGGCGAAGAACGCACTGAAGGCCTTCATCGGGCTCATCGATAACCTGGCTCGTACCTTCGGCGGTCACGACAATGTCAGCGGCGACGACACCCCCACCGCGCTCGACCTCGCCGAGCAGATCGAACACGCCATCCTGCATACCGGTCTGCGCGACTTCTACGAAAACGACAAGCGCGGCAACGGGGAGGCCCGGGTCGAGAACCTGGACGAGCTGGTCAACGTGGCCAGCCGCTTCGAGATGACGCCGGAAGATGTGGATGCCGGGCTCAACGAACTGTCCGCCTTCCTGTCGCACGCCGCGCTGGAGGCGGGCGAAGGTCAGGGCGAAGCCTGGGACGACTGCGTCCAGCTGATGACCCTGCATTCGGCCAAGGGCCTCGAATTCCCGGTGGTGTTCCTCGTCGGCATGGAGGAAGGCCTGTTCCCGAGCCAGCGCTCCACGGAGGAAGAGAACCGCCTCGAGGAAGAACGACGTCTGGCGTATGTGGGCATCACGCGCGCCCGCGAGCGCCTGTTCCTGTCGCATGCGGAATCGCGCCGCATGCACGGCACCGAGATGCTCGCCCGACCGTCGCGCTTCCTTGGCGAGATCCCGCCCGAGCTGATCGATGAGCTGCGCCCGCGGGTGCAGGTGTCCCGCCCGGCGTATGCGGACCGTTACGCCGGCAGTCCATCGCTCGAAGAAGCCTCGCCGATTCGCCTGGGACAGCGGGTCAGCCACCCCAAGTTCGGCGAGGGCACCATCGTCAGTGCCGAGGGCGCCGGTGCGCACATGCGCGTCCAGGTGAATTTCGAGGATGCCGGGAGCAAGTGGTTGGTTTACGCTTATGCCAATCTGACCGCGTTGTAAGGGGCTCCAACGCCGATCGCCTGGCATGGACGACTACGCGGCTCATGCAAGCAAGGGAAGAAAGGCATGATCGTCGGGATCGACCTGGGAACCACGAACAGTCTCGTCGCCGCGTGGATCGATGGCGCGCCGCGCCTCATTCCGAATGCGCTGGGCGGCGTGCTGACGCCTTCGTGCGTCGGCATCGATGACGACGGCAGCGTCCTCGTCGGCGCGGCGGCACGCGAGCGCCTGCAGACCCATCCGCAGCGCACGGCATCCCTGTTCAAGCGGTACATGGGCAGTGCCCGGACCGTACGTCTGGCCGATCGCGACTATCGCCCGGAAGAACTTTCCGCCCTTGTCCTGCGTTCACTGAAAGCGGATGCCGAAGCATTCCTTGGCCAGCCCGTCACCGAGGCCATCGTCACCGTACCGGCGTATTTCTCCGATGCGCAGCGCAAAGCCACGCGTGTCGCCGGTGAACTCGCCGGGCTGAAGGTCGAGCGGTTGCTCAACGAGCCTACGGCGGCGGCACTGGCTTATGGCTTGCATGACGCCGGCGGCGAGACCCAGTTTCTGGTCTTCGACCTGGGCGGCGGCACCTTCGACGTGTCGATTCTGGAGATGTTCGAAGGTGTCATGGAAGTGCGCGCCAGCGCGGGTGACAACATGCTGGGTGGCGAGGATTTCGCCACACTGATTGCCGATCTCGCTTTTGTCGAGGGTATTCCGCAAGCCGCACGCGACGATGCAAGGTTCATGCAGCGCCTCGCGGCACGGGCGGAAATCGCCAAGCGTGAGCTGAGTACGCAGGGAAAGGCGCGCTTCGAGATCGCCTGGCGTGACCAGACCGTTGCCGTGGCGCTCGACGGGGACGCGTTCGAGAAGCTCGCCCAGCCCCTTCTGAACCGCCTGTGGCGGCCGATCGAGCGCGCGTTGCGTGACGCGCGCATTCGCGCCGCGGACCTGGACAACGTGGTGCTGGCCGGCGGTGCCACACGTATGCCGATGATTCGTGCGCTGGCGACACGCATGTTCGGGCGTTTCCCCGCGGTCGGTCACCCTCCCGACGAGGTGGTCGTGCTCGGCGCCGCCGTGCAGGCGGGCCTGAAAATGAAGGACAAGGCGCTCGACGAGACGGTAATGACCGATGTATGCCCGTACACGCTCGGTACGGAAGTGTCGCGACGGATCGAGAACGGCGCCCAGGCCGCCGGCTTCTATGCGCCGGTGATCGAGCGCAACACGGTGGTGCCGGTGAGTCGTGTACAGCGTTTCGTCCCGCTGACACCGCAGCAGAAACAGATCCGGATCGGTGTGTATCAGGGCGAGTCGCGCATGGTGCGCGATAACATCTCACTGGGTGAACTGACCTTGCCGCTGGAGCCGGGCCCCGGACACGCCGACGGTGTGGATGTTCGCTTCACCTACGACGTCAACGGCCTGCTCGAGGTGGAGGTCACCGTCGTCGCGACGGGCAAGGTCGAGCAGCTCGTGATCGAGAGCGGCGATACGCACATGCAACCCGCCGAAGTCGCCCGTCGCCTTGCCGCGCTTTCCGAGCTGAAGATCCATCCCCGCGACACCCTGGAAAACAGGACGCTGCTCGCGCGGGCGGAACGCATGTACGAGCAATCGCTGGGCGATCTGCGCGATCGTCTCGGCGACGTCATTCTCCGCTTCGAACAGACGCTCGCCACGCAGGATCCGCGACTGATCGCACGCGACGCGGCGGCCTTCCGCGAGGCGATCGACAGCGTCGAACGTGACCATTACCTCGTGCCGGATCCGGCGGTCTGACCGCCATGGAATCATCCTTCTTCGCCGTTCTGGGCATCGACCCCGACGCCGATGAGCGTGCCATCCGGCGCGCGTATGCCTCACGCCTGAAGGCCATCGATCCGGCAAGGGACCCAGCGGCCTTTGCGACGCTGCGCGAGGCGTATGAACAGGCTCAAGCGCGGTATCGCGACGGCGCGGGCGCCGACGTTCCGCGCCAGCACGCGGTGACGGACGATGTTCCGCCGACACCCGCGAC from Luteibacter mycovicinus includes:
- the uvrD gene encoding DNA helicase II; translation: MDVSHLLDDLNDAQREAVSAPPGHYLILAGAGSGKTRVLINRIGWLTQVERVPPWAILAVTFTNKAAGEMRSRLDGIIPGGTQGLTVGTFHGIAHRLLRRHWREAGLVEGFQILDSDDQQRLIKRVIAGMGLDEARFPPRQAAWQINNWKDEGKRPDSIEHRDHPVTRTFVEVYKAYEQQCQRAGLVDFAELLLRAHELWLKDPQVLKHYQDRWRYLLIDEFQDTNTLQYAWIRVLAGNTGQVFVVGDDDQAIYGWRGAKVENVQQFLRDFQGARTIRLEQNYRSTSTILNAANAVIARNGGRLGKQLWTDGGEGERIALYAAYNEQDEARFVVERIREHIAEHGNARDCAILYRSNAQSRNFEEQLIQRDTPYRVYGGLRFFERAEIKDALAYLRLASNRHDDAAFERAVNTPPRGIGDRTLDELRRRARSDGSSMWESTLTEASIGSLAGRAKNALKAFIGLIDNLARTFGGHDNVSGDDTPTALDLAEQIEHAILHTGLRDFYENDKRGNGEARVENLDELVNVASRFEMTPEDVDAGLNELSAFLSHAALEAGEGQGEAWDDCVQLMTLHSAKGLEFPVVFLVGMEEGLFPSQRSTEEENRLEEERRLAYVGITRARERLFLSHAESRRMHGTEMLARPSRFLGEIPPELIDELRPRVQVSRPAYADRYAGSPSLEEASPIRLGQRVSHPKFGEGTIVSAEGAGAHMRVQVNFEDAGSKWLVYAYANLTAL
- a CDS encoding molecular chaperone HscC, whose product is MIVGIDLGTTNSLVAAWIDGAPRLIPNALGGVLTPSCVGIDDDGSVLVGAAARERLQTHPQRTASLFKRYMGSARTVRLADRDYRPEELSALVLRSLKADAEAFLGQPVTEAIVTVPAYFSDAQRKATRVAGELAGLKVERLLNEPTAAALAYGLHDAGGETQFLVFDLGGGTFDVSILEMFEGVMEVRASAGDNMLGGEDFATLIADLAFVEGIPQAARDDARFMQRLAARAEIAKRELSTQGKARFEIAWRDQTVAVALDGDAFEKLAQPLLNRLWRPIERALRDARIRAADLDNVVLAGGATRMPMIRALATRMFGRFPAVGHPPDEVVVLGAAVQAGLKMKDKALDETVMTDVCPYTLGTEVSRRIENGAQAAGFYAPVIERNTVVPVSRVQRFVPLTPQQKQIRIGVYQGESRMVRDNISLGELTLPLEPGPGHADGVDVRFTYDVNGLLEVEVTVVATGKVEQLVIESGDTHMQPAEVARRLAALSELKIHPRDTLENRTLLARAERMYEQSLGDLRDRLGDVILRFEQTLATQDPRLIARDAAAFREAIDSVERDHYLVPDPAV